A single genomic interval of Picosynechococcus sp. PCC 7003 harbors:
- the accA gene encoding acetyl-CoA carboxylase carboxyl transferase subunit alpha — protein MPKTERRTFLLDFEKPLSELESRIHQIRDLAAENNVDVSEQIQQLEARADQLREEIFSTLTPAQRLQLARHPRRPSTLDYIQMMADEWFELHGDRGGSDDPALIGGVARFDGQPVMMLGHQKGRDTKDNVARNFGMPAPGGYRKAMRLMDHANRFGMPILTFIDTPGAWAGLEAEKLGQGEAIAFNLREMFSLDVPIICTVIGEGGSGGALGIGVGDRVLMLKNSVYTVATPEACAAILWKDAGKSEQAAAALKITAEDLKNLDIIDEIVPEPASCAHADPIGAAQLLKAAIQDNLQTLLKLTPERRRELRYQRFRKIGVFLEGS, from the coding sequence ATGCCGAAAACGGAGCGCCGGACGTTTCTGCTTGATTTCGAAAAACCTCTTTCGGAATTAGAATCACGCATCCATCAAATTCGTGATCTTGCTGCGGAGAATAATGTTGATGTTTCAGAACAGATTCAGCAGCTAGAGGCACGGGCAGACCAGCTCCGGGAAGAAATTTTTAGTACCCTCACCCCGGCCCAACGGCTGCAATTGGCGCGTCATCCCCGACGTCCTAGCACCCTTGATTATATTCAAATGATGGCGGATGAGTGGTTTGAACTCCATGGCGATCGCGGTGGTTCTGATGATCCGGCTCTCATTGGTGGGGTGGCCCGTTTTGACGGTCAACCGGTGATGATGCTGGGGCACCAAAAGGGACGCGATACCAAAGATAATGTCGCCCGCAATTTTGGCATGCCTGCCCCTGGGGGCTACCGTAAGGCGATGCGCTTGATGGACCATGCCAACCGTTTTGGGATGCCGATTTTAACGTTTATTGATACCCCTGGGGCTTGGGCTGGCCTGGAAGCTGAAAAATTAGGCCAAGGGGAGGCGATCGCCTTTAATCTCCGGGAAATGTTTAGTCTCGATGTGCCGATTATTTGCACGGTCATTGGCGAAGGGGGTTCCGGTGGAGCCCTAGGGATTGGCGTCGGCGATCGCGTCTTGATGTTAAAAAATTCCGTTTACACAGTAGCGACCCCAGAAGCCTGTGCCGCAATTCTCTGGAAAGATGCTGGTAAATCAGAACAAGCCGCCGCTGCCCTCAAAATTACAGCAGAGGATTTGAAAAACCTCGATATTATCGATGAAATTGTCCCAGAACCGGCCTCCTGTGCCCACGCAGATCCCATTGGGGCCGCCCAACTCCTGAAAGCAGCGATCCAAGATAACCTCCAAACCCTTCTAAAGCTGACGCCAGAACGCCGCCGTGAATTACGCTACCAGCGGTTCCGGAAAATTGGTGTGTTTTTAGAAGGTTCCTGA
- a CDS encoding Bax inhibitor-1 family protein, whose translation MSNTSNFRDAIRQAKGQALVGPEVIKNALPYLGGGLLLTALGTYGGLGVIQTNPSIFMPTFWVALIAELALFFVVRGVAEKGNNSVALPLLAGYSLLSGYTLTGIVALAIGTAGVGIQGVGIAALGCGITFILGRNIGSNLSDEDGLALAQTVRLGIIALFVVLLAQLGFAFFGVYTPSWLEVGISGLGTLLFAGSAVVDFYVLPRAYRNDQYLSAALSMYLTYINLFVFILRLLIAINSRD comes from the coding sequence ATGAGCAACACCAGTAATTTTCGTGACGCCATCCGGCAGGCCAAAGGTCAAGCCCTGGTTGGCCCGGAGGTCATCAAAAATGCCCTGCCCTATCTGGGGGGTGGCCTACTCCTCACTGCCCTAGGAACCTATGGTGGTTTGGGGGTGATCCAAACCAATCCCAGCATCTTTATGCCCACCTTCTGGGTTGCCCTGATCGCTGAATTAGCCCTCTTTTTCGTTGTCCGCGGAGTCGCAGAGAAAGGAAATAATAGCGTCGCCCTCCCTCTTTTAGCCGGCTACAGTCTACTATCTGGCTATACCCTCACCGGTATTGTTGCCCTTGCCATTGGGACTGCGGGAGTCGGTATTCAGGGCGTTGGCATTGCCGCTCTAGGTTGTGGGATTACCTTCATTCTGGGTCGCAATATTGGCTCAAATCTCTCCGATGAAGATGGCCTGGCCCTGGCCCAAACGGTACGCCTTGGGATTATCGCGCTGTTCGTAGTGCTGTTGGCCCAGCTTGGTTTTGCCTTCTTTGGGGTTTACACGCCCAGCTGGTTAGAGGTCGGCATCTCTGGCTTGGGAACTTTACTATTTGCGGGTTCTGCAGTGGTTGACTTCTACGTGTTGCCCCGCGCCTACCGCAATGACCAATATCTATCGGCCGCTTTGTCGATGTATTTGACCTATATCAACCTATTTGTGTTTATTCTGCGCTTGTTGATTGCTATCAATAGCCGCGACTAA
- a CDS encoding TetR/AcrR family transcriptional regulator, with the protein MVGRKLAFNRNAALEKAMELFWEKGYKATSLADLLDCMGIQRQSLYNTFTSKHDLFLEAIAYYGKIAVRQLEERLNYSASPLENLRNLFYQTAENAKLLGYRGCFVVNAMIELAPHDPQVAALVEDIATNVEQIFVNTLNQAIAKGELPPDFDSPKTARYLYQILLGLNTRIKGLPNPEYLRETLDLALMVLQPQ; encoded by the coding sequence ATGGTGGGCCGGAAGCTTGCTTTTAACCGTAATGCCGCCCTTGAAAAGGCAATGGAATTGTTCTGGGAAAAGGGCTACAAGGCCACGAGCTTAGCAGACCTCCTGGACTGTATGGGGATTCAGCGGCAAAGTCTCTATAACACTTTTACTAGCAAGCATGATCTATTCCTAGAGGCGATCGCCTATTACGGCAAAATCGCAGTGCGTCAGCTAGAAGAACGACTCAATTATTCCGCTTCACCCCTAGAAAATCTCCGAAATTTGTTTTATCAAACCGCCGAAAATGCCAAACTGCTCGGTTATCGAGGGTGTTTTGTTGTCAATGCGATGATTGAACTCGCGCCCCATGACCCCCAAGTGGCCGCCCTCGTGGAAGATATTGCCACCAATGTCGAACAAATTTTTGTGAATACTCTCAATCAGGCGATCGCCAAAGGAGAACTGCCCCCAGATTTTGACAGCCCAAAAACCGCCCGTTATCTCTATCAAATTCTTCTAGGATTAAATACCCGCATCAAAGGCCTGCCGAATCCCGAATACCTTAGGGAAACCCTCGATCTCGCCCTGATGGTATTGCAACCCCAATAA
- a CDS encoding ROK family protein yields the protein MSAVIGIDLGGTAIKGGKFSLDGICLAEKSVPTPQPSTPTAVAEAIANLVNELNQDRTCKAVGIGIPGPVDGSARIAKVAINLNGWQDVSLADWVEAKTGLPTTLNNDANCAGLGEAWLGAGRDRQNLLLITLGTGVGGAVILNGQLFTGHYGAAGELGLITLNPDGPPCNSGNNGSFEQYCSINGVKRISGKDPGELGQLAQAGDAEAIAHWQTYGKLLGAGLTSLIYIFTPEMIILGGGISASSEFFLPAAIAEIERRVLPSSRVDLKLTKAQLGNNAGMVGAAKLALEKISNILDN from the coding sequence ATGAGCGCAGTGATTGGGATTGATCTGGGGGGCACCGCCATCAAAGGGGGAAAATTTAGCCTCGATGGTATTTGTCTTGCGGAAAAATCAGTTCCTACCCCCCAACCCAGTACCCCAACCGCTGTTGCTGAGGCGATCGCCAATTTAGTGAATGAACTCAACCAAGATCGCACCTGTAAAGCAGTAGGGATCGGCATCCCTGGGCCGGTGGACGGCAGCGCTCGCATTGCCAAGGTTGCGATCAATCTCAATGGTTGGCAGGATGTCTCCCTCGCCGATTGGGTCGAAGCAAAAACAGGTTTACCGACAACCCTCAATAACGATGCCAACTGTGCGGGTCTGGGGGAAGCTTGGTTAGGGGCCGGACGCGATCGCCAAAATCTTTTACTCATTACCTTGGGAACAGGGGTGGGTGGAGCAGTCATTCTGAATGGGCAACTGTTTACGGGCCATTATGGTGCGGCTGGTGAGTTGGGACTAATTACCCTCAATCCTGACGGCCCCCCTTGCAATAGCGGCAATAATGGTTCCTTTGAGCAGTATTGTTCGATTAATGGCGTCAAACGGATTTCTGGCAAAGATCCTGGGGAATTAGGCCAACTGGCCCAAGCGGGAGATGCTGAGGCGATCGCCCATTGGCAAACCTACGGCAAACTGTTGGGGGCAGGGCTAACAAGCTTAATCTATATTTTCACCCCCGAAATGATTATCCTGGGGGGTGGCATTAGTGCCAGCAGTGAATTTTTCCTCCCAGCGGCGATCGCCGAAATTGAGCGGCGGGTGCTGCCTTCCTCACGGGTTGATTTAAAACTCACCAAAGCCCAGTTAGGAAACAATGCGGGGATGGTCGGCGCGGCGAAACTCGCCCTAGAAAAAATCTCAAATATCCTGGATAATTAA
- a CDS encoding urease subunit beta, with the protein MIPGELRPQPGEIELNAGRETKVVTVANTGDRPIQVGSHFHFFEVNRALQFDRAVTKGMRLNIPAGTAVRFEPGDEKDVELVALAGRRHVYGLNNLVDGALD; encoded by the coding sequence ATGATTCCAGGCGAACTACGCCCCCAACCCGGGGAAATTGAACTGAATGCAGGCCGAGAAACAAAGGTGGTTACGGTAGCTAACACCGGCGATCGCCCGATCCAGGTGGGGTCTCATTTCCATTTTTTCGAGGTAAATCGTGCCCTCCAGTTTGACCGGGCAGTCACCAAGGGAATGCGTTTAAATATTCCGGCGGGCACAGCAGTACGCTTTGAACCCGGTGACGAAAAGGACGTAGAATTAGTGGCCTTGGCGGGTCGTCGCCATGTGTATGGGCTAAATAATTTGGTAGATGGAGCATTGGACTAG
- a CDS encoding GNAT family N-acetyltransferase, producing MTGTYTIRTMTQPELDLAIEWAAQEGWNPGLQDAASFYAADPTGFLVGLLDGEVIACISAVKYAPDFAFIGFYIVKPEYRGQGFGWQIWQAALATVGDRNVGLDGVVAQQENYKKSGFTLAYNNVRYSGLGGGQIPEHHGLKPLTAVDIEEICAYDQRFFPGDRRTFLNSWLQQPNSTTWVTVNNGEITGYGMVRPCRQGYKIGPLFANNAEIAERLFLALKGSLPTGSELFLDVPMVNPEAIALAQRYQLQPVFETARMYTQAPPKIPVKNIFGVTSFELG from the coding sequence ATGACCGGAACCTATACCATCAGAACCATGACCCAGCCGGAGTTGGATTTAGCCATTGAGTGGGCCGCCCAGGAGGGTTGGAATCCCGGCCTACAGGATGCCGCTAGTTTCTACGCCGCCGATCCCACAGGATTTCTGGTTGGTCTGCTGGATGGGGAGGTGATCGCCTGCATTTCCGCAGTGAAATATGCCCCGGATTTCGCCTTCATTGGCTTTTATATCGTCAAACCAGAATATCGTGGTCAAGGTTTCGGTTGGCAAATTTGGCAGGCCGCCCTCGCTACCGTGGGCGATCGCAATGTGGGCCTCGATGGGGTGGTCGCCCAGCAGGAAAATTACAAAAAATCGGGCTTTACCCTGGCCTACAACAACGTGCGTTACAGCGGTCTCGGTGGTGGCCAGATCCCTGAACATCACGGTCTAAAGCCCTTGACAGCGGTCGATATTGAGGAAATTTGTGCATATGATCAGCGGTTTTTTCCGGGCGATCGCCGCACCTTTTTAAATTCCTGGCTGCAGCAACCGAACAGCACCACCTGGGTGACGGTCAACAATGGTGAAATAACGGGCTATGGCATGGTGCGCCCTTGTCGTCAGGGTTATAAAATTGGCCCTCTCTTTGCCAACAATGCCGAAATTGCCGAACGTCTCTTTCTCGCCCTCAAAGGTAGCCTTCCCACCGGTAGTGAACTTTTCCTCGATGTGCCCATGGTGAATCCAGAGGCGATCGCCCTCGCCCAACGCTACCAACTGCAGCCTGTGTTTGAAACGGCACGGATGTACACCCAAGCGCCCCCGAAAATTCCTGTCAAAAACATTTTTGGGGTGACCAGTTTTGAATTAGGCTAG
- a CDS encoding CsgG/HfaB family protein, which translates to MKTTQLLTSVSRSTALAFFALTLGLGGEKALAQWQPTISVPEFKNETNGSRWWWWNSNTSQELADALSNELTATGNFRVVERQNLGAVLSEQELAELGIVRPETGAQRGQVTGAQYIVLGQITSYEEGVKEESTGFGLSGIRIGGVRLGGGGRGSSEEAYVAVDLRVVDSTTGEVLYARTVEGRAKSDSTSGGATASFAGINLGGDRTETNRAPVGQALRAALIEATDYLSCVMVEQNGCMAEYEAKDDRRRENTRSVLDLF; encoded by the coding sequence ATGAAAACCACTCAGCTTTTGACATCCGTAAGTCGCTCTACTGCCCTGGCCTTCTTCGCGCTCACCCTGGGGCTTGGGGGCGAAAAAGCACTGGCCCAGTGGCAACCGACCATCTCTGTTCCCGAATTTAAAAACGAAACCAATGGCAGCCGTTGGTGGTGGTGGAACAGCAACACTTCCCAGGAACTGGCCGACGCCCTCAGTAATGAGCTTACTGCTACGGGCAATTTCCGCGTCGTTGAACGACAAAACCTAGGGGCTGTCCTGTCAGAGCAAGAATTAGCCGAATTGGGGATCGTTCGCCCAGAAACGGGCGCCCAACGGGGTCAGGTCACAGGCGCTCAATACATCGTCCTCGGTCAGATCACCTCCTACGAAGAGGGCGTTAAGGAAGAATCGACTGGCTTTGGACTCAGTGGGATCCGGATCGGTGGCGTTCGGCTCGGCGGCGGTGGCCGTGGTTCTAGCGAGGAGGCCTACGTTGCAGTCGATCTGCGGGTCGTTGACTCTACCACTGGGGAAGTTCTCTATGCGCGTACCGTTGAAGGACGGGCAAAATCTGATTCGACCTCTGGGGGCGCTACAGCGAGTTTTGCGGGGATTAACCTCGGCGGCGATCGCACCGAAACAAACCGCGCTCCTGTTGGCCAAGCTCTCCGGGCGGCCTTGATTGAAGCTACTGATTATCTCAGTTGTGTAATGGTCGAGCAAAATGGCTGCATGGCCGAATATGAAGCGAAGGACGACCGCCGCCGCGAAAATACCCGGAGTGTTCTTGATCTTTTCTAG
- a CDS encoding glycosyltransferase: protein MARYALVHEWLTPYATGGSELVVQDILQEIEADLFALIDFESANPDSYLYGRAIATSFLQKFPRAKYGLQNYLPLMPLAIEQFNLEAYDVILSSSHAVAKGVLTRPHQLHICYCHTPMRYAWDLTFDYLDNSGLGKGVKGIVTRYFLHRLRQWDVISANQVDYFIANSHWTAQRIWRCYRRRAAVIYPPVNLERFAYREEKDDFYVTVSRLVPYKKVALIVEAFNQVGKNLVVIGGGPELEKLQKMAKPNVQILGRQPDEVVEDYLARAKAYVYAGCEDFGIVLVEAQACGTPVIAFGRGGAAEIVADGKTGILFPQQSAQAIANGVERFEAQAPEIQPEACFVRAQQFAANIFRQSYVEFVDNCQEKWHGWRSPRSMFPGFDQW, encoded by the coding sequence ATGGCCCGTTATGCGCTTGTTCATGAATGGTTGACGCCCTACGCAACGGGGGGTTCAGAGCTGGTGGTGCAAGATATCCTCCAGGAAATTGAGGCCGATTTATTTGCCCTGATTGATTTTGAGTCCGCTAACCCTGATAGCTATCTCTATGGTCGGGCGATCGCCACAAGTTTTTTACAGAAATTTCCCCGGGCAAAATATGGTTTACAAAACTATCTGCCGCTGATGCCCTTAGCCATTGAGCAATTTAACCTTGAAGCTTATGACGTAATTTTGTCATCATCCCACGCGGTGGCTAAAGGGGTTTTGACGCGGCCCCACCAGCTACACATTTGCTATTGTCATACGCCGATGCGCTATGCCTGGGATTTAACCTTTGATTATTTAGATAACTCTGGTCTCGGCAAGGGCGTTAAAGGGATTGTGACGCGGTATTTTCTCCACCGACTGCGGCAGTGGGATGTGATCAGTGCCAACCAAGTGGATTATTTTATTGCCAATTCCCACTGGACAGCCCAACGGATCTGGCGTTGTTACCGGCGGCGGGCGGCGGTGATTTATCCCCCAGTCAATTTGGAGCGGTTTGCCTACCGAGAAGAAAAGGATGATTTTTATGTAACGGTGTCGCGGTTGGTGCCTTACAAAAAAGTGGCGTTGATTGTGGAAGCGTTTAACCAGGTGGGCAAAAATTTGGTGGTGATTGGCGGCGGGCCAGAGTTAGAGAAGCTCCAAAAGATGGCAAAACCAAATGTACAAATTTTGGGGCGGCAACCGGATGAAGTCGTAGAAGATTATCTGGCACGGGCAAAAGCCTATGTTTACGCGGGCTGCGAAGATTTCGGTATTGTGCTCGTGGAAGCCCAGGCCTGTGGGACGCCGGTGATTGCCTTCGGTCGAGGGGGTGCGGCAGAAATTGTTGCCGATGGAAAAACGGGGATTTTATTTCCCCAGCAATCGGCCCAGGCGATCGCCAACGGAGTCGAGCGTTTTGAGGCCCAAGCGCCAGAAATTCAGCCCGAAGCTTGTTTTGTGAGAGCCCAACAATTTGCCGCTAACATTTTTCGGCAAAGCTATGTAGAATTTGTAGACAACTGTCAAGAAAAGTGGCATGGATGGCGATCGCCCCGTTCCATGTTCCCAGGGTTTGACCAGTGGTGA
- a CDS encoding sugar transferase: MAVYRQFDALKFVAGLARQGSEFLFAPSDDRSLSLRRWLDGALAKRSFDICFSLGVLVLFSPLYLAIALIIKLTSPGPVFYVQRRVGKDFRPFGCIKFRTMVINADAVLEEMLRRSPELRAEFEQDFKLKKDPRITGIGHILRLTSLDEFPQFWNVLKGDMSIVGPRPLVPKELYKYGRHIDKVLTIRPGLTGLWQVSGRNDIPYGTRVRMDSYYVHHRHWLMDLWIVCKTVFVMLFPKNNGAY; this comes from the coding sequence ATGGCAGTTTATCGGCAGTTTGATGCGCTGAAATTCGTTGCTGGGCTAGCGCGACAAGGCTCGGAGTTTTTGTTTGCCCCCAGCGATGATCGCTCCCTATCCCTGCGGCGCTGGCTCGATGGGGCGCTGGCGAAACGGAGCTTTGATATTTGTTTTTCCCTCGGCGTTTTGGTGCTGTTTTCTCCCCTCTATTTGGCGATCGCCCTGATTATTAAGCTCACTTCTCCCGGCCCTGTTTTCTATGTACAACGGCGGGTGGGTAAGGATTTTCGTCCCTTTGGCTGCATCAAGTTTCGGACGATGGTTATTAATGCTGACGCCGTACTCGAAGAAATGTTGCGGAGATCGCCAGAGTTACGCGCCGAATTTGAACAGGATTTCAAGCTCAAAAAAGACCCCCGTATTACTGGCATTGGCCATATTTTGCGCCTCACCAGCCTCGATGAATTTCCCCAGTTTTGGAATGTGCTCAAGGGCGATATGAGCATTGTTGGCCCCCGCCCCCTCGTCCCCAAGGAACTCTATAAATATGGTCGCCACATCGACAAAGTCTTGACTATTCGTCCGGGTCTCACGGGGCTATGGCAGGTGTCTGGGCGCAACGATATTCCCTATGGCACCCGGGTAAGGATGGATTCCTATTATGTGCACCACCGCCATTGGTTGATGGATTTGTGGATTGTCTGTAAAACCGTTTTTGTGATGCTATTCCCGAAAAATAACGGGGCCTACTAG
- a CDS encoding 5-formyltetrahydrofolate cyclo-ligase, with protein sequence MTHSPWQHYNPAKATLRQTIWDRLGIAGATVTPPHGHIPNFVGAIAAAEQLSTLDIWRQATVIKCNPDKAQAPVRYQALAAGKTLYMAVPQLVDESCFVAITREQVPQGLDLAIAAEKNNILKYGRPVSFVEMEKIDLAVVGCVAVSLAGGRTGKGAGFADLELALLQRFGLVNAKTTIVTTVHNLQVVPPEALPLEAHDWPMDWLCTPTNIYQTHHNHPQPQGLDWQQIRPQQWETIPILNKLYRESSP encoded by the coding sequence ATGACCCATTCTCCTTGGCAGCATTACAACCCCGCAAAAGCGACCCTTAGGCAAACCATCTGGGATCGCCTTGGAATCGCCGGGGCAACGGTGACGCCTCCCCATGGCCATATTCCCAATTTTGTCGGGGCGATCGCCGCCGCTGAGCAGTTAAGCACTTTGGATATTTGGCGACAGGCAACGGTGATTAAATGCAACCCCGATAAAGCCCAAGCCCCTGTGCGTTACCAAGCCCTGGCTGCGGGGAAAACCCTATACATGGCGGTGCCGCAGTTAGTAGACGAATCTTGTTTTGTCGCGATTACGCGGGAACAGGTGCCCCAGGGTCTCGATTTGGCGATCGCCGCTGAAAAAAACAACATCCTCAAGTATGGCCGTCCCGTTAGCTTTGTGGAAATGGAAAAAATTGACCTCGCAGTGGTGGGCTGTGTAGCGGTGAGTCTGGCCGGCGGACGTACCGGAAAGGGGGCGGGCTTCGCCGATTTAGAACTAGCCCTCCTCCAACGGTTTGGCCTGGTGAATGCAAAAACGACCATTGTGACCACGGTGCACAATTTGCAGGTGGTGCCACCCGAAGCATTGCCCCTAGAAGCCCACGACTGGCCCATGGATTGGCTTTGTACCCCCACAAATATTTATCAAACGCACCACAACCACCCACAACCCCAAGGCCTGGATTGGCAACAGATTCGCCCCCAGCAGTGGGAAACCATCCCGATTCTCAACAAGCTTTATCGAGAAAGTTCGCCCTAG